One region of Danio aesculapii chromosome 7, fDanAes4.1, whole genome shotgun sequence genomic DNA includes:
- the LOC130231455 gene encoding trace amine-associated receptor 13c-like: protein MRNRKGRDHDTNLIDGRSTYYHPLDNDHLIMLVFRKIYSRHSAQWTGLFKFIRLLLLSVSRIPIFIVVLWSFKHEDYSWAALLADIAVPSQPELQLWIMETANQTVTEFSGAGQTLAPLCTSRCCGLLNRTLAVMFMVSLAFAIVVGNVVTLTVFMQTRHSRTPQGYLKVSLAIADMMVGVLVVPFSVYTEIFLMASSTPPLWYQGISTASLEDGSGSWQPCMLIGPVFAGCTFVSITTIFLMTVERSVAILRPLHKDTLVTRHRTLFLILLSWAGSFLLAISPLMLSNSFTLEYNECSRMCNYAPLLVRNQLPPDANILLLFPAFDFSLLGGTLAVNILSFTSIRRYSRKRKLLSEGSLGIDAGAGGCPIRPSFSDIKAAKTIGILTFAFTASFSPIAVFVLGNVVGYTWCNFSFFAFWILTGNSCCNVIIYSVRDHRFRKGLTLLFQRNRSQPHSEKS, encoded by the exons ATGCGCAATCGAAAGggacgagatcacgacaccaacctcattgaTGGCCGTTCTACATATTATCATCCTTTGGATAATGATCATCTGATCATGCTGGTCttcagaa aaatatacaGCAGACATTCAGCACAGTGGACAGGTCTCTTCAAGTTCATCAGGCTGCTGCTGCTTTCTGTTTCAAGAATTCCCATCTTCATTGTAGTTCTGTGGTCTTTCAA GCATGAAGACTATAGCTGGGCTGCATTATTGGCCGACATTGCTGTACCCAGTCAACCAGAACTTCAACTCTGGATAATGGAGACTGCAAATCAGACAGTGACTGAATTCTCTGGTGCAGGACAAACTCTTGCACCTCTCTGCACAAGCCGCTGCTGTGGACTGCTAAACCGAACACTGGCAGTCATGTTCATGGTCAGTTTGGCCTTTGCCATTGTGGTGGGAAACGTGGTGACACTGACTGTTTTCATGCAGACCCGGCATTCTCGAACACCACAGGGCTACCTCAAAG TGTCCCTGGCCATTGCAGACATGATGGTTGGAGTCTTAGTGGTCCCGTTTTCTGTATACACTGAAATCTTTCTGATGGCAAGCAGCACTCCTCCGCTGTGGTACCAGGGCATCTCAACAGCGTCACTGGAGGATGGATCGGGATCATGGCAACCCTGTATGCTGATCGGTCCTGTTTTTGCCGGATGCACTTTTGTCTCGATTACTACGATCTTTTTGATGACAGTGGAGCGTAGTGTGGCAATCCTGCGTCCGCTGCATAAAGACACTCTTGTGACTCGGCATCGTACCCTCTTCTTAATCCTCTTGTCCTGGGCAGGCAGCTTCCTACTGGCCATCTCTCCACTCATGCTAAGCAACAGCTTCACTTTGGAGTACAACGAATGCAGCAGAATGTGCAACTATGCACCCTTACTAGTAAGAAATCAACTGCCTCCAGATGCAAATATCCTTCTGTTGTTTCCAGCCTTCGACTTCAGTTTGCTCGGTGGCACGTTAGCAGTCAATATCCTGTCTTTCACCAGTATTCGCCGTTACTCCCGCAAACGGAAGCTGTTGTCAGAAGGAAGTCTTGGCATAGACGCAGGAGCCGGAGGGTGTCCCATCAGACCCTCTTTTTCTGATATCAAAGCAGCTAAAACTATTGGAATCCTGACCTTTGCCTTCACAGCCTCATTCTCTCCCATTGCAGTATTTGTGCTGGGGAACGTAGTGGGATACACCTGGTGCAACTTCTCCTTTTTTGCATTTTGGATTCTGACCGGTAACAGTTGCTGCAATGTAATTATTTACAGTGTTCGGGACCATCGTTTTAGGAAAGGGCTGACTTTGCTCTTCCAGCGGAACAGATCACAACCTCACTCTGAGAAAAGCTGA
- the hp gene encoding haptoglobin yields the protein MRWLSMAVLLLGTFSFLTDASSALERVEEHVLAPRSRRMVGGSLTASVPWQAMVYLSENILDGGFAGGALIAERWVLTAGRNLFVGKSKIQTRGQEPLIPKVYLGISKRADATASTEVAVEKVFLHPGFQNTSDWDNDLALVKLKEPVKFSETVMPIPLPETGDNLEERDGERGIIAGWGWGRLLTPAPVLKYLSLPVKSCKGNYQARVLESSPNIDNKQFCTGPGRYMENVCFGDAGGAIAFLNTKTNTVYAAGILSFDKACSVEEHAVYTKIFAYLPWIHSVMKGDSQDFAAQRTSAIRNMFSQQW from the exons ATGAGGTG GCTATCCATGGCTGTGCTTCTCTTGGGCACTTTTTCTTTCCTGACAGATGCGTCTTCTGCTTTGGAAAGAGTTGAAGAACATGTTTTGG CTCCACGCTCTAGGAGGATGGTGGGAGGATCACTGACTGCTTCTGTCCCCTGGCAGGCAATGGTCTACCTCAGTGAAAACATACTGGATGGAGGTTTTGCTGGGGGGGCCCTGATAGCAGAGCGTTGGGTACTGACGGCTGGCCGTAATCTGTTTGTAGGAAAGAGTAAAATTCAGACAAGAGGACAAGAACCACTTATCCCAAAAGTCTATCTTGGAATCAGCAAACGTGCTGATGCTACAGCCTCTACTGAAGTAGCAGTGGAGAAG GTGTTTTTGCATCCAGGCTTCCAGAACACATCCGATTGGGACAATGACCTTGCTCTGGTCAAACTAAAGGAGCCAGTCAAGTTTAGTGAGACTGTAATGCCCATCCCTCTTCCTGAGACTGGAGATAACCTggaagagagagatggagagagaggcATCATTGCTGGCTGGGGATGGGGGAGACTTTTAACCCCAGCTCCAGTGCTGAAGTACCTTTCTTTGCCTGTCAAGTCCTGCAAGGGTAACTACCAGGCAAGGGTTCTTGAAAGTTCACCAAATATAGACAACAAACAATTCTGCACAGGACCCGGCAGGTATATGGAAAATGTGTGCTTTGGTGATGCAGGAGGAGCAATTGCATTTCTGAACACCAAAACAAATACAGTTTATGCTGCAGGCATCCTGTCTTTTGACAAGGCCTGTTCTGTAGAAGAGCATGCTGTCTACACAAAGATTTTTGCCTATCTGCCTTGGATTCATAGTGTCATGAAAGGAGATTCGCAAGATTTTGCTGCACAACGTACTTCAGCTATAAGAAACATGTTTTCACAACAATGGTAG